The following are from one region of the Siniperca chuatsi isolate FFG_IHB_CAS linkage group LG13, ASM2008510v1, whole genome shotgun sequence genome:
- the si:ch211-106h4.4 gene encoding MAM and LDL-receptor class A domain-containing protein 1 isoform X2, giving the protein MCHFSLDMKQVFVLLSVLLVIVSSDGEFNCTSGEHLPAGRVCDFKKDCEDGSDEEFCGSCDFEHHSCGWNNTSNISFRWRRQVANITSIPGLDHTTGSPLGHVMHIDGKQEGFLSVANLEYSVDNLAALGCQISFWYYIYDKSSSSSSSSSSLIVTMVRGTTKKDLLEISKSKTEVWENATAFIGNQPGGYKLLFSFSPRYLVARDVMLDDISFENCGEGDVPAGSDQLSCDFENDACSWYHDYTASLLWKRSNGRFDETPTGNGYYMLITTKPNLNISSAARLISFPRPAGQVICVSFLYHIFGNSIGSLKFIAKRSGEAETVVWIRSGTQGNKWRFADLTFTSDKPIQFIIEAVVGGKQGSIAIDNIMVSSSENGSCPAERECTFQGSLCGLLPQPSANFSWSRITGTSQPANSSGPTTDHTLGTEQGYYLSAQLWSNPVGSRGAVMTAVMEPTTADGECLMFWYYMAGSGVGELSVYLQTPDNHRHSAEIWTRSGDQGKHWRHGRVTLRSPNTPYQVIFEAVVGNGPWRDIAVDDLTVLNGACPPPGFCDFEMDLCGWVNNPPAESGVDWDWLAGASEGVLIPQRDHSTNSALGHFAFFTSSKSDREETARLESETMEAVDRACLEIWHYTNGWSSNRPSVITLTVFVNETAGLRHVWNTSGYMNNTWIQDRVDYSASGLHQIILQATCPKSKEGSFALDDVHIIRDKSCDDDIIPTTTPNPATTTTTAPASAMDCTFEQGLCSWGQEVSDDLNWTLSSGLQVDQPWDGPQYDHTVGNDQGFFLLLNGSGSKDGERAVISVPVISLTSHICVGFWYYMLGPSVSTLNLLIETKSSQLLVWTRRGTQNPEWIKAQVTISMNNTIQVMFTGHRNTNSKGFIAIDDITVREGACSNENVCGFDSSLCGFNNDVSHKGRWGPKRGSMYQVDHTYGTENGFYMTVMISNSTQNEVAQLLTPEFTSATEICVRFWYWLPAGLSNILAVHVLWSGDLSDALWQRSGAPSPGWEVAEVTVSSPAKFYVVFKAVHVPGTNSTVKLDDISVRDVACSPPGSCDFESGQCNWVNIPKEDGHDWVLASGGFQGPPTDHTTQTPEGCFLLSSSLHQNHSSLAQVLSEWIQPRDTTSCLTLWYHMKSSDSGILKVYMRSGPSEEYLMFNSNSSGLSWTRFSQSVERSKPFQLLIEAETNNRGFIAIDDISVTPGLCQVNETSLGFLGCSFENGTCGWEDISVGQVQWMRGRNATENTGPSVDNTVGTELGWYIAVQSDQGDQMSPAALQSPTMKQASAICTLHFYYNMYGEDIEELSVVLKEGSRTTTLWWLSGNHGDLWQHGEVTVGRMPQDFTILFEASRSFTKPGHIAIDDIDFTNCTLPEPQPLCPENMFMCNNSVCVEHNQVCDFSDDCGDWSDEKNCEQQGVVERCSFEQGLCSWAESDVDTPGAEWTHHKGQEAWSKHGPPRDHTQNSAAGQYVIPGTHLTEKGQTSEILSKTLLPSFNCTVRFFYFSLDDAAARLTAQSRTLQSGSDDTVLWLRKNSQSYSWQRAEVMFSSSDNSKIVFRYERGDGRRGLVALDDISFSRECVFDPDNNKLPSPTSAPPTSSNTPTSPATPSASTSTAPIHPCQDNEFFCWQSAGKACILATLQCDYHPDCPQGEDEDGCGPCTFESNQCRWTDTSDGQSRWQRQKASNNTEPPTDHTTDTGYYMRVNFSQGSKQSEARLQSPPLPPSSPYCQILFHFHIRAQSAGSLRVLMQQAEGSEAILWSRSHNTVSHWTPEHLPLGPHQQPYKVWFSSMKKVTQTDTTAGDHIVAVDDISFLNCEKSYQPPALSACGCSFEDGLCVWVQGAEDELDWLSRSGPTKTPNTGPAGDHTTGKGKYLFIKSSPPSVKGNMAQLKSLLLPPAGEKGYCLTFWHHMFGATVGSLRMLLQTADPLKKTLVWQKSGNQGDEWLLVQIHVTLQKVHQVILEATVGGQAGDIAIDDISLISGPCPASDTCDFEEGSCNWQQQTTDDFDWVRRSGSTPSPNTGPDSDHTTNTPAGHYYYLSSSAADRAGQTAKMSSPLYPAVFLHMDLQAKELVCSCGTTCMAKEWGC; this is encoded by the exons ATGTGTCATTTTTCCCTAGACATGAAGCAAGTATTTGTTCTGCTGTCAG TATTGTTGGTCATCGTGTCCTCTGATGGGGAGTTCAACTGTACATCCGGAGAACATCTTCCTGCTGGACGCGTCTGTGATTTTAAGAAGGACTGTGAAGATGGCTCAGATGAGGAGTTTTGTG GGTCATGTGATTTTGAGCATCACTCCTGTGGTTGGAACAACACCAGTAATATCTCCTTCCGCTGGAGACGGCAGGTGGCAAACATCACCTCAATACCTGGACTGGACCATACCACAGGAAGTCCATTGG GACATGTCATGCATATAGATGGAAAACAAGAAGGTTTCCTATCAGTGGCTAATTTGGAGTATTCTGTTGACAACCTGGCAGCTCTGGGATGTCAGATCAG CTTCTGGTACTATATTTATGAtaagtcatcatcatcatcatcatcatcatcatcccttATAGTAACAATGGTCAGAGGCACCACTAAGAAAGACTTGCTGGAGATTTCTAAAAGTAAGACAGAAGTTTGGGAGAATGCCACAGCCTTCATCGGTAATCAGCCAGGAGGATACAAG ctgctgttttcGTTCAGCCCTCGATATTTGGTAGCCAGGGACGTTATGCTGGATGATATCAGCTTTGAGAACTGTGGAGAGGGAGATGTCCCCGCAGGGTCAGACCAACTCTCATGTGATTTTGAAAACGACGCCTGTTCATGGTACCATGACTACACTGCCAGCCTTTTGTGGAAAAGGAGTAATGGGAGATTTGATGAAACCCCAACTGGGAATG GCTACTACATGCTCATAACTACTAAACCCAACCTAAATATCTCATCAGCAGCCAGACTCATCAGCTTCCCTCGACCTGCTGGTCAAGTCATATGTGTGAGCTTCTTGTACCACATATTTGGCAACAGCATTG GTTCATTGAAGTTTATTGCAAAGCGTTCAGGTGAAGCGGAGACGGTTGTATGGATCAGAAGCGGCACCCAGGGAAACAAATGGAGATTTGCGGATCTTACCTTCACCAGTGACAAACCAATACag TTTATTATAGAAGCTGTGGTGGGTGGAAAACAAGGCAGCATAGCCATTGATAACATAATGGTGTCCAGCAGTGAGAATGGCTCTTGTCCGGCTGAGAGAGAGTGCACCTTCCAGGGCTCCCTCTGTGGTCTGCTGCCCCAACCGTCTGCAAACTTCAGCTGGAGCCGGATCACGGGGACGTCCCAACCAGCCAACTCTTCAGGCCCCACCACAGATCACACTCTGGGGACAGAGCAAG GTTATTACCTGAGTGCCCAGTTGTGGAGTAACCCTGTAGGGTCCAGAGGCGCAGTGATGACTGCAGTGATGGAGCCCACAACTGCTGATGGGGAATGCCTAATGTTCTGGTACTACATGGCAGGAAGTGGAGTGGGGGAACTCAGTGTTTACCTTCAAACTCCAGACAACCACAGACACTCCGCCGAGATCTGGACCAGAAGTGGAGATCAGGGGAAGCACTGGAGGCACGGAAGAGTGACGCTTCGCAGTCCCAATACCCCGTATCAG GTGATTTTTGAGGCGGTGGTCGGAAATGGACCGTGGAGAGATATCGCTGTCGACGACCTAACTGTCCTGAATGGTGCCTGTCCCCCGCCAG GTTTTTGTGACTTTGAAATGGACTTATGTGGTTGGGTGAATAATCCTCCAGCAGAGTCCGGGGTGGACTGGGACTGGCTGGCAGGTGCCAGTGAGGGTGTTTTAATTCCACAAAGGGACCACTCCACAAATTCTGCTTTGG GCCACTTTGCATTCTTCACTTCATCTAAATCTGATAGAGAAGAAACTGCCCGACTGGAGAGTGAGACAATGGAGGCAGTAGACCGTGCTTGCCTCGAGATCTGGCACTACACCAACGGGTGGTCATCTAATC GTCCTTCAGTCATTACACTGACAGTGTTTGTAAATGAGACTGCTGGACTGCGTCATGTGTGGAATACAAGTGGATATATGAATAACACATGGATCCAAGACAGGGTGGATTACAGTGCATCAGGGCTTCACCAG ATTATTTTACAAGCCACTTGTCCCAAATCAAAGGAAGGAAGCTTTGCCCTGGACGACGTCCACATCATCAGAGACAAGTCTTGTGATGATGACATTATCCCAACCACCACCCCAAACCCTGCCACCACGACCACCACTGCTCCTGCCTCCGCCATGGACTGCACTTTTGAACAAG GTCTGTGTAGTTGGGGCCAGGAGGTCAGTGATGATTTGAACTGGACTCTCAGTAGTGGACTTCAAGTGGACCAGCCATGGGATGGACCTCAGTATGATCATACTGTTGGAAATGATCAAG GTTTCTTCTTACTGTTGAATGGATCTGGGTCGAAGGATGGGGAGAGAGCAGTCATCTCTGTTCCTGTCATCAGTCTTACATCACATATCTGTGTTGGATTCTGGTACTACATGCTCGGGCCTTCAGTATCCACCCTGAATCTGCTGATTGAGACA AAATCCTCTCAACTGTTAGTCTGGACTCGCCGAGGGACCCAGAATCCAGAGTGGATTAAAGCACAAGTAACCatcagcatgaacaataccataCAG GTGATGTTCACTGGCCATAGAAACACCAACAGTAAAGGATTCATTGCCATTGATGACATTACAGTGAGGGAGGGGGCCTGCAGTAATGAGA ATGTGTGTGGGTTTGATTCCAGCTTGTGTGGCTTTAACAACGATGTCAGTCATAAGGGTCGCTGGGGTCCCAAAAGAGGCTCAATGTATCAGGTGGATCACACCTATGGAACTGAAAATG GTTTCTACATGACTGTGATGATATCAAACTCTACACAGAATGAAGTAGCTCAGCTGCTCACACCTGAGTTCACCTCAGCCACAGAGATATGTGTACGCTTCTG GTACTGGTTACCTGCAGGGCTTTCTAACATCCTTGCCGTGCATGTGCTGTGGAGCGGGGACCTGAGTGATGCACTTTGGCAACGATCTGGAGCGCCCTCTCCAGGCTGGGAGGTGGCAGAGGTCACTGTGTCCTCCCCTGCAAAATTCTAt GTGGTGTTTAAGGCAGTCCATGTGCCAGGCACTAACTCTACAGTGAAATTAGATGATATTTCTGTGAGGGATGTGGCCTGCAGTCCTCCAGGCAGCTGTGACTTTGAGTCTGGACAGTGCAACTGGGTCAACATCCCCAAAGAAGATGGACACGACTGGGTGCTGGCCAGTGGAGGCTTTCAGGGTCCACCGACAGACCACACCACTCAGACCCCAGAGG GTTGCTTCTTGTTGAGCTCATCACTGCACCAAAACCACAGCAGTCTAGCACAGGTATTGTCAGAATGGATCCAACCGAGAGACACCACCTCCTGTCTCACCTTATGGTACCACATGAAAAGCAG TGACTCGGGGATATTGAAGGTGTACATGCGTTCAGGGCCATCGGAGGAGTATCTGATGTTCAACAGTAACAGCAGTGGACTCAGCTGGACCAGGTTCTCTCAGTCTGTAGAGAGGAGCAAACCTTTCCAG CTACTGATCGAAGCAGAGACCAACAACAGAGGATTTATTGCAATTGATGACATCAGTGTCACACCGGGCCTTTGTCAAG TTAATGAAACAAGTTTGGGATTTTTGGGTTGTTCATTTGAAAATGGCACGTGTGGCTGGGAGGACATCAGTGTTGGCCAGGTTCAGTGGATGAGAGGAAGGAATGCTACTGAGAACACTGGACCCTCTGTGGACAACACAGTGGGCACTGAACTGG GTTGGTACATAGCAGTTCAGTCTGACCAAGGAGATCAAATGAGTCCTGCTGCCTTGCAGAGTCCCACCATGAAACAAGCCAGCGCCATCTGCACACTACACTTCTATTACAACATGTATGGAGAGG ACATAGAGGAGCTGAGTGTGGTGTTAAAGGAGGGCTCCAGGACCACCACCCTGTGGTGGCTGTCTGGTAACCATGGAGATTTGTGGCAGCATGGTGAGGTAACAGTTGGTCGAATGCCTCAGGACTTCACCATCCTGTTTGAAGCCTCCAGGTCCTTCACCAAGCCTGGACACATTGCCATTGATGACATAGATTTCACCAACTGCACCTTGCCTG AGCCCCAGCCCTTGTGTCCAGAGAATATGTTCATGTgcaacaacagtgtgtgtgtggagcacaACCAAGTGTGTGACTTCAGTGATGACTGTGGGGACTGGTCTGATGAGAAAAACTGTG AGCAACAAGGTGTTGTGGAGCGCTGCAGCTTTGAACAAGGCCTGTGTTCCTGGGCGGAAAGTGATGTAGACACACCAGGAGCTGAGTGGACACATCACAAAGGACAGGAAGCCTGGTCCAAACATGGGCCTCCCAGGGATCACACCCAAAACTCTGCTGCAG GTCAATATGTTATCCCTGGGACTCACCTGACTGAGAAGGGCCAGACGTCAGAGATTCTCTCCAAAACCTTACTACCCAGTTTTAACTGCACT GTGAGATTCTTCTACTTCAGCCTGGATGATGCTGCAGCCAGACTGACAGCCCAGTCCAGGACACTACAGTCTGGTAGTGACGACACTGTGTTATGGCTCAGGAAAAACTCACAGAGTTACAGCTGGCAGAGAGCAGAGGTCATGTTCTCCTCCTCAGACAATAGCAAG ATTGTCTTCAGATATGAGCGAGGTGATGGTCGCAGAGGGCTGGTTGCGCTGGACGATATCTCTTTCTCCAGGGAGTGTGTATTTGACcctgacaacaacaaactgcCATCACCCACCTCTGCCCCACCTACATCCTCTAACACACCCACTTCTCCAGCCACACCCTCAGCCTCAACATCAACTGCACCAATCCACCCCTGTCAG GATAATGAGTTTTTCTGTTGGCAGTCAGCTGGAAAAGCGTGTATTCTGGCTACTTTACAGTGTGATTATCATCCAGACTGCCCCCAGGGGGAGGACGAGGATGGCTGTG GTCCGTGCACATTTGAGAGTAACCAGTGCCGATGGACTGACACCAGTGATGGACAGAGcaggtggcagagacagaaagccAGTAACAACACCGAGCCGCCCACTGATCACACTACAGACACAG GCTACTACATGAGAGTGAATTTCAGTCAGGGGTCCAAACAGAGTGAGGCCCGACTCCAGAGTCCCCCACTCCCCCCTTCATCCCCCTACTGCCAGATTCT GTTTCACTTCCACATCAGGGCACAGAGTGCTGGGTCACTCAGAGTGCTTATGCAGCAAGCTGAGGGGAGTGAAGCAATCCTGTGGTCACGCAGTCACAACACTGTCTCCCATTGGACCCCAGAGCATCTGCCTCTAGGCCCGCACCAGCAGCCTTATAAG GTTTGGTTCAGTAGCATGAAAAAAGTGACTCAGACGGACACTACTGCTGGAGATCACATTGTTGCTGTGGATGATATCTCTTTTCTAAACTGTGAAAAATCCTACCAACCACCAG ctctgtctgcctgtggctGTTCTTTTGAAGATGGTCTGTGTGTTTGGGTGCAGGGGGCTGAAGATGAGCTGGACTGGCTCAGCAGGTCTGGTCCCACTAAAACCCCCAACACCGGGCCTGCAGGAGACCACACTACCGGCAAAG GCAAATACCTTTTCATCAAGAGTTCCCCACCAAGTGTTAAGGGAAATATGGCCCAGCTGAAGTCTTtgctgctgccacctgctggtgaaAAAGGATACTGTTTAACATTTTGGCACCACATGTTTGGAGCTACTGTGGGATCTCTAAGGATGCTTCTACAAACAGCTGATCCCTTAAAGAAAACATTG GTGTGGCAAAAATCAGGAAATCAAGGGGATGAGTGGCTGCTGGTGCAGATCCACGTGACCCTGCAGAAAGTCCACCAAGTGATTCTGGAGGCTACAGTGGGAGGACAGGCAGGAGACATAGCCATCGATGACATCTCCCTCATCAGTGGACCATGTCCTGCCTCTG ATACGTGTGACTTCGAGGAGGGGAGCTGTAACTGGCAGCAGCAGACCACCGATGACTTTGACTGGGTCAGACGGTCGGGCTCCACCCCCAGCCCCAACACTGGGCCAGACAGCGACCACACCACCAACACACCCGCGGGACATTACTACTACctgtcctcctctgctgctgaccGCGCCGGACAGACCGCAAAAATGTCTTCACCGCTGTACCCTGCAG